One Apostichopus japonicus isolate 1M-3 chromosome 14, ASM3797524v1, whole genome shotgun sequence genomic window carries:
- the LOC139980065 gene encoding uncharacterized protein, producing the protein METPAIVIPNLAKGMWAASVDLKDAYLHIPVKIESQNFLAFSYKGKTYKFVALPFGLSTSPRVFTRIAGTVVADLRRSGVTLYAYLDDWLVTGRSHQEALFNLGRTTERLEQLGWVINREKSHLIPTQTIQFLGAILDFHTGWGWGACLDDLTISGEWEPTWRQAHINALELEALSRALHHFECHLLGHAVTAFCDNTTVVAYVNRQGGTKSRSLCAATWDLLLWCRDNISLRASHVAGRENLTADALSRGAQTPTEWSLQEITCRNLFRLFGTPNIDLFASATNAKLPVRPDTTSPAQLADFFMILFKEGKQPNTIRNYRSAIAAIHSGFLDGSSVGTCPRLAALLKGMANRRPMRRKLPPAWSINGVLHHLARPPFEPMGSSLLRDLTVKTLFLVASASARRRSCLHALSTAEGHIRFDSQGVRLVPDPRFLAKNQTLAFIPGDIFLPKLSLTSDTAEDKLWCPVRALKWYLHRTKDLRSSQALFILPTSPHSAASKETISRWLVQAIRLHAETDQPVRAHDIRGQAASKALFQGVPVDDILQAAWWKTPSTFVASYLTDTVASESTFGRITIASAWFFASLSGGFSHPTRASPLRFHDHSGMGQIRKGERVRGDLWERSPGAQCLNYTSGV; encoded by the exons ATGGAGACGCCTGCAATAGTTATACCGAACCTCGCGAAGGGAATGTGGGCGGCATCCGTCGACCTCAAAGATGCATACCTCCACATTCCCGTCAAAATCGAGTCTCAAAACTTCCTAGCGTTTTCATACAAAGGAAAAACCTACAAGTTTGTGGCACTACCCTTCGGCCTATCGACCTCACCGCGAGTCTTCACACGAATAGCAGGCACGGTGGTCGCAGACCTACGCCGAAGCGGAGTGACCTTATACGCTTACCTCGACGACTGGCTCGTCACGGGGAGGTCGCACCAAGAGGCACTCTTCAACCTAGGTCGCACAACAGAACGCCTCGAACAACTCGGTTGGGTGATCAACAGGGAAAAATCACATCTCATCCCAACCCAGACCATTCAATTTCTGGGTGCGATTCTAGACTTTCACACTGGTTGG GGCTGGGGAGCGTGTCTGGACGATCTGACAATTTCGGGGGAATGGGAGCCAACCTGGCGACAGGCCCACATCAACGCGCTCGAGTTGGAGGCACTATCCAGAGCCCTCCACCACTTCGAGTGTCACCTTCTGGGCCACGCCGTGACAGCCTTCTGCGACAATACCACGGTAGTGGCCTACGTCAACAGGCAAGGGGGGACGAAGTCCCGATCACTGTGTGCCGCAACATGGGACCTCCTGCTCTGGTGCCGAGACAACATTTCTCTAAGAGCCTCGCACGTTGCAGGGAGGGAAAACCTAACGGCGGACGCCCTGTCCAGGGGGGCCCAAACCCCAACGGAGTGGTCCCTACAGGAGATCACCTGCCGGAACCTGTTCCGCCTGTTCGGGACTCCGAACATCGACTTGTTTGCTTCGGCGACCAATGCCAAGCTCCCA GTCCGTCCGGATACTACCTCTCCGGCACAACTAGCGGACTTTTTCATGATCCTCTTCAAAGAGGGTAAACAACCGAACACCATTCGAAATTACAGATCGGCTATCGCAGCGATCCACTCGGGATTCCTAGATGGGTCATCGGTAGGCACCTGCCCGCGGCTAGCGGCCCTCCTCAAGGGTATGGCCAACCGCAGGCCCATGCGTCGTAAGCTTCCACCAGCTTGGAGTATCAACGGCGTGCTCCATCACTTAGCCCGTCCACCTTTTGAGCCAATGGGCTCATCCCTACTCAGGGACCTCACCGTCAAGACACTATTCTTGGTGGCCTCTGCCTCCGCCAGGAGGAGGAGTTGCCTGCACGCATTGTCCACAGCAGAAGGACACATCCGTTTTGACAGCCAAGGCGTGCGTCTGGTTCCGGACCCCAGGTTCCTTGCTAAGAACCAGACGCTTGCCTTCATACCAGGGGACATCTTCCTCCCGAAACTGTCCCTGACCTCCGACACTGCGGAGGACAAACTGTGGTGTCCGGTGAGGGCACTCAAATGGTACTTACATAGGACAAAGGACCTGAGATCATCACAGGCCCTATTTATACTACCTACAAGCCCTCACTCGGCTGCCTCTAAAGAAACGATCAGCAGATGGCTGGTGCAGGCAATTCGTCTCCATGCGGAGACAGACCAACCGGTCAGGGCCCACGACATTCGAGGCCAGGCGGCATCGAAGGCCCTGTTCCAAGGGGTCCCGGTGGATGACATCCTCCAGGCGGCCTGGTGGAAAACCCCCTCGACTTTCGTCGCGTCCTACCTAACGGACACGGTCGCTTCGGAGTCGACGTTTGGCCGTATTACGATCGCTTCGGCGTGGTTTTTCGCATCCCTCTCGGGTGGGTTCTCCCACCCGACACGGGCCTCCCCGCTGCGGTTTCATGACCACAGCGGAATGGGGCAAATCCGGAAGGGAGAGAGGGTGCGCGGTGACCTATGGGAGCGGTCACCGGGGGCGCAGTGCTTaaattataccagtggcgtctag
- the LOC139980006 gene encoding uncharacterized protein isoform X2 has translation MACYKRWDGYNVETWLQPCEVRSAITKRPLKTQPKKNHWPTVGHPRCLQRHDGVKVVRADGTTSERKIVYINDPYNGNVITTCKQTLRYELLVEWSGPPQVETTRPIQEPELADTEESEPESPRSPSPPPPWVPPVENPTTSTPKRRTANKTKTKSTAATASKRKNASTVAVTKKAAKVLSQGQPPLVQSVDPQVGITPSLVTEEVLQRSKALLQQKKDQENEVREKNKNSTQNSTANEQGNEEHEVSGLNATATSKIVNEEMIWHELSDLRATVEQLMQEMAALSEDVAQIKEAQNRDSLQETSGIFSESMGVLNDVPDYLESSFLPSAPTSTPPLVVGTTTSLSEQSSECLPQTFSLTAASTSTPPPVITLNQQSGATGFLSETFLQSLSSYADQPNTIARKLARQIFSREEMLRCNCNGSHGRDALPAQKLDLLRKYLFELTQTPPSRQAVVWRAATTSLDACFRSKRSYLKKTQVGI, from the exons atggCCTGTTATAAAAG GTGGGACGGTTACAACGTTGAGACGTGGCTGCAACCATGCGAAGTCAGGAGCGCAATAACCAAGCGCCCCCTTAAAACACAGCCGAAGAAGAACCATTGGCCGACAGTCGGGCATCCTCGATGTCTACAACGGCATGATGGGGTCAAGGTTGTGAGAGCCGACGGCACCACAAGCgaaaggaaaattgtttacatcaACGATCCATATAATGGGAAT GTAATCACAACCTGCAAACAGACCCTACGGTATGAATTACTCGTGGAGTGGAGTGGACCCCCCCAAGTGGAAACAACAAGACCAATCCAGGAGCCTGAGTTAGCAGACACTGAGGAAAGCGAACCTGAATCACCCAGATCACCCTCACCCCCACCACCATGGGTTCCTCCAGTGGAAAACCCAACTACTTCCACCCCTAAACGACGCACTGCAAATAAAACG AAAACAAAGAGCACAGCTGCGACAGCATCCAAACGAAAAAATGCATCAACCGTGGCAGTGACAAAAAAG GCTGCTAAAGTTCTCAGCCAAGGACAACCCCCACTAGTGCAGAGTGTTGACCCTCAAGTGGGTATTACTCCCAGCTTGGTGACAGAGGAAGTGCTACAGAGGAGCAAAGCCTTGCTCCAACAGAAAAAGGATCAAGAAAATGAagttagagaaaaaaacaaaaatagtacACAGAACAGTACCGCCAATGAGCAAGGCAACGAGGAACATGAAGTTAGTGGGTTGAATGCAACCGCGACATCAAAAATTGTAAACGAAGAAATGATATGGCATGAATTGAGTGATCTTCGCGCTACGGTAGAACAATTGATGCAAGAGATGGCAGCCTTGTCGGAGGATGTAGCACAAATCAAAGAAGCACAAAACCGAGATTCATTGCAAGAGACATCGGGCATTTTTTCTGAGAGCATGGGTGTGCTAAACGATGTCCCGGACTATTTGGAGTCCTCCTTTCTACCAAGTGCCCCAACATCTACTCCGCCGTTGGTGGTTGGCACCACCACTAGTTTGAGCGAGCAGTCCTCTGAGTGTCTACCTCAGACTTTTTCACTTACAGCTGCCTCAACATCCACTCCGCCGCCGGTTATTACCTTGAACCAGCAGTCTGGGGCCACTGGGTTTCTTTCCGAGACATTCTTACAATCTCTTTCTTCTTATGCCGACCAACCTAATACGATTGCACGTAAGCTTGCCAGGCAAATATTTAGCAGAGAGGAGATGCTAAGGTGCAATTGCAATGGCAGCCACGGGAGAGATGCCCTTCCGGCCCAGAAGCTGGATTTATTAAGGaagtatttatttgaattaactCAAACCCCACCCAGTAGGCAAGCAGTTGTTTGGAGAGCAGCAACAACTTCCTTGGATGCTTGCTTTCGCAGCAAGCGATCCTATCTAAAGAAAACCCAAGTAGGCATTTAG
- the LOC139980006 gene encoding uncharacterized protein isoform X1 — MKYQGLDPECGVWMYLKKLRIDESSTKVLVRWDGYNVETWLQPCEVRSAITKRPLKTQPKKNHWPTVGHPRCLQRHDGVKVVRADGTTSERKIVYINDPYNGNVITTCKQTLRYELLVEWSGPPQVETTRPIQEPELADTEESEPESPRSPSPPPPWVPPVENPTTSTPKRRTANKTKTKSTAATASKRKNASTVAVTKKAAKVLSQGQPPLVQSVDPQVGITPSLVTEEVLQRSKALLQQKKDQENEVREKNKNSTQNSTANEQGNEEHEVSGLNATATSKIVNEEMIWHELSDLRATVEQLMQEMAALSEDVAQIKEAQNRDSLQETSGIFSESMGVLNDVPDYLESSFLPSAPTSTPPLVVGTTTSLSEQSSECLPQTFSLTAASTSTPPPVITLNQQSGATGFLSETFLQSLSSYADQPNTIARKLARQIFSREEMLRCNCNGSHGRDALPAQKLDLLRKYLFELTQTPPSRQAVVWRAATTSLDACFRSKRSYLKKTQVGI; from the exons atgaaataccAAGGACTGGATCCCGAGTGTGGTGTCTGGATGTACTTAAAGAAGCTCCGCATTGACGAAAGCAGTACCAAAGTTCTTGTTCG GTGGGACGGTTACAACGTTGAGACGTGGCTGCAACCATGCGAAGTCAGGAGCGCAATAACCAAGCGCCCCCTTAAAACACAGCCGAAGAAGAACCATTGGCCGACAGTCGGGCATCCTCGATGTCTACAACGGCATGATGGGGTCAAGGTTGTGAGAGCCGACGGCACCACAAGCgaaaggaaaattgtttacatcaACGATCCATATAATGGGAAT GTAATCACAACCTGCAAACAGACCCTACGGTATGAATTACTCGTGGAGTGGAGTGGACCCCCCCAAGTGGAAACAACAAGACCAATCCAGGAGCCTGAGTTAGCAGACACTGAGGAAAGCGAACCTGAATCACCCAGATCACCCTCACCCCCACCACCATGGGTTCCTCCAGTGGAAAACCCAACTACTTCCACCCCTAAACGACGCACTGCAAATAAAACG AAAACAAAGAGCACAGCTGCGACAGCATCCAAACGAAAAAATGCATCAACCGTGGCAGTGACAAAAAAG GCTGCTAAAGTTCTCAGCCAAGGACAACCCCCACTAGTGCAGAGTGTTGACCCTCAAGTGGGTATTACTCCCAGCTTGGTGACAGAGGAAGTGCTACAGAGGAGCAAAGCCTTGCTCCAACAGAAAAAGGATCAAGAAAATGAagttagagaaaaaaacaaaaatagtacACAGAACAGTACCGCCAATGAGCAAGGCAACGAGGAACATGAAGTTAGTGGGTTGAATGCAACCGCGACATCAAAAATTGTAAACGAAGAAATGATATGGCATGAATTGAGTGATCTTCGCGCTACGGTAGAACAATTGATGCAAGAGATGGCAGCCTTGTCGGAGGATGTAGCACAAATCAAAGAAGCACAAAACCGAGATTCATTGCAAGAGACATCGGGCATTTTTTCTGAGAGCATGGGTGTGCTAAACGATGTCCCGGACTATTTGGAGTCCTCCTTTCTACCAAGTGCCCCAACATCTACTCCGCCGTTGGTGGTTGGCACCACCACTAGTTTGAGCGAGCAGTCCTCTGAGTGTCTACCTCAGACTTTTTCACTTACAGCTGCCTCAACATCCACTCCGCCGCCGGTTATTACCTTGAACCAGCAGTCTGGGGCCACTGGGTTTCTTTCCGAGACATTCTTACAATCTCTTTCTTCTTATGCCGACCAACCTAATACGATTGCACGTAAGCTTGCCAGGCAAATATTTAGCAGAGAGGAGATGCTAAGGTGCAATTGCAATGGCAGCCACGGGAGAGATGCCCTTCCGGCCCAGAAGCTGGATTTATTAAGGaagtatttatttgaattaactCAAACCCCACCCAGTAGGCAAGCAGTTGTTTGGAGAGCAGCAACAACTTCCTTGGATGCTTGCTTTCGCAGCAAGCGATCCTATCTAAAGAAAACCCAAGTAGGCATTTAG